The proteins below come from a single Leptospiraceae bacterium genomic window:
- a CDS encoding TIGR00725 family protein, whose amino-acid sequence MAKKKEGLMKIGVIGPNTSICSDELYEFGRKIGECLAEMQATILCGGMGGFMESVCRGAKESKNTYNGQTIGILPGEDDSQANPYIDISISTGMGIARNIIIVNSSELLIAGGGGAGTLSEIAFAWQKGKTVLCLQGFGGWSEELAGRDLDKRKKNLLVSIETIENLHAFIKNYPKR is encoded by the coding sequence GTGGCTAAAAAAAAAGAGGGTTTGATGAAAATTGGTGTTATTGGTCCTAATACGAGCATTTGCTCTGATGAATTGTATGAATTTGGAAGAAAGATTGGGGAATGTTTAGCAGAAATGCAAGCGACAATTCTCTGCGGTGGTATGGGAGGTTTTATGGAGTCTGTATGCAGAGGTGCAAAAGAATCCAAGAATACTTATAATGGACAAACAATCGGAATTCTACCTGGAGAAGATGACTCACAAGCAAACCCATACATTGATATATCTATTTCAACAGGAATGGGGATCGCGAGAAATATTATCATTGTAAATTCTTCTGAACTTTTAATCGCAGGTGGAGGAGGAGCAGGAACGTTATCCGAAATAGCCTTTGCCTGGCAAAAGGGGAAAACGGTGTTATGCCTACAAGGCTTTGGTGGATGGTCGGAAGAATTGGCAGGGAGAGATTTGGACAAAAGAAAAAAAAATCTTCTTGTTTCAATAGAAACAATAGAGAATCTTCACGCATTTATAAAAAATTATCCTAAGAGGTAA
- a CDS encoding NAD-dependent epimerase/dehydratase family protein: MKVLITGGAGFIGKALVKALSKHYEVVVYDKVESDNYKDQSNFIAGDILDKDKLLKSAQGCEFIFHFAGLLGTHELIDDVFNSVKVNILGTINVLDVAKDTNAKLLFASKPNVWRNTYSITKSTCEEFIQMYRENFHLEAVIVKFFNVYGPGQLLFHEINYRKYIPHVILDALKNEPINIYGNGEQTVDLVHTTDTVNACLAIVRNWEKSEGKTFEVGKDEIVLNDLTELIIQLTNSKSIVKKLPMRKGEIPETKLKANTRLLKEVTGFQPSIDLKEGLMETIDWYKGNYLKSHK; encoded by the coding sequence ATGAAAGTATTAATTACTGGTGGGGCTGGATTTATTGGAAAAGCTTTGGTTAAAGCTTTAAGCAAACACTATGAAGTTGTAGTTTATGATAAAGTCGAATCTGATAATTATAAGGATCAGAGTAATTTTATTGCAGGTGATATATTAGATAAAGATAAATTGCTTAAGAGTGCACAGGGCTGTGAATTTATTTTTCATTTTGCAGGATTATTAGGTACGCATGAATTAATAGATGATGTTTTTAATTCAGTGAAAGTGAATATATTAGGAACAATTAATGTTTTAGATGTTGCTAAGGATACCAATGCGAAGTTATTATTTGCCTCTAAACCGAATGTATGGAGGAATACATACTCTATAACTAAAAGTACTTGCGAAGAATTTATCCAAATGTATAGAGAAAACTTTCATCTGGAAGCAGTTATTGTAAAGTTTTTCAATGTATATGGACCGGGACAATTATTATTTCACGAAATCAATTATAGAAAATATATTCCTCATGTTATACTAGACGCATTAAAAAACGAACCGATAAATATTTACGGAAATGGGGAACAAACAGTAGATTTAGTTCATACTACTGATACCGTAAATGCTTGTCTTGCTATTGTAAGGAATTGGGAAAAATCGGAAGGAAAAACTTTTGAAGTGGGAAAGGATGAAATTGTTCTAAATGATCTTACAGAATTAATCATTCAGCTAACAAATAGCAAATCCATTGTAAAAAAACTTCCCATGAGAAAAGGAGAAATTCCCGAAACAAAACTAAAGGCTAATACTCGTTTGCTAAAAGAAGTTACCGGATTCCAGCCCTCCATAGATTTGAAAGAAGGATTAATGGAAACCATTGATTGGTATAAAGGCAATTATCTTAAATCCCATAAATAA